GATCATTTATGATTCGCTGCTGGATTTCAAAGTGTGTTCACTTACAAAGATGTGCACAGCCCGTCATTTTTATGGTAGTTGTTGACTttcaatgatttctttgaactgttctttttccaagaTGAAATGATTGCACATCTTTAATAGCTTTAAAAGATAAGTTCATTCTCAGATCCATGTATGGTCAAAATGATACAAACAGGCTGATAGACTCGTATCTTTTAATATGTGGTGCTGACCGTGTTTTAACTTGACAAGGCAGGACTTTGCTTAGTGATCATGAACTGACCAAGAACAAGAGGAAAGTGTCAGGACTTCATTGAAGACATAATAAGGAGAGTTATAGATCTGCACAACTTAGGGAGGTCTGCTGGACTTATTTCGAAACGACTGCAGATTACATGAGGGGAAATTAGGATGTTCAGTAATAATCCAGGAACCACCAAGCCTCAAGCCTGCTGCGAACTGGAAGCTGCTGGTACATCACTGTCCACAGCAAAGCCACTGAAGCTCTCACCGAAGATGGACTCAAGTTTAACTGGCATTCGTAGCTGCCCACATGAGTCCGGCCAAATGCCTTCTGGAGATACGTTTTTTTGGTCAAATGAGACAAAGATTGAGCTTGTGACTGGTGACAATGACATATGTTTGGAGGGGTGAGACGCTCAAACCAAAGAACACTGAACCAACTGTAATCATACTCTGGGGCTACTTCACTGCCAGTGGCATTGTTAGATTGTACAAAGTAGATAAAAGTCTAAAAGTTATTCAAATTCACCTCAAATCAATAGAATGGTTGAATCTTGGACACGACTTGGTGTTACAGCAGGACAATGAAACACAATCAATCCACCCGAGaaaaaagttcaaagaaatcattaaaagcccaaatttaaaaagaatgtgATGTAAGCCCTCTGAGCATGGCTGAATGTCTGCAACCTTTCCATTTTGAAAAACGCTTCGTAACTGATCTGTATGACCATCCTCTGTCTTAGCCTGTGACTGTGATGCCAATGGAACCCTCCCAGGAGTTTGTGACAAGCAGTCGGGAGTCTGTTTGTGCCGACCGGGCGTCTCTGGAGCTCGCTGCGACTCCTGCAGTCGTGACCGCTGCGACTCCTTCCCTGACTGCGAGATGTGTCCCTCCTGCTTCTTCAGCCTAAACGCTCAGCGAAAGAATGTCAGCTTGGTCCTGTTGGAACTTGCTTCCAGATTATCGTCTCAGTCTGGAGGCGGCGCTGACTTTGGGCCCCGCATCAGTTACCTGGAGGCCACTTTGAAAGTCATCCAGAACTCCATGTCCTTCTCACCCATCACTGATACACGTGATGCTCTTTCTAAGCTGAAGGAGCTCAGGTGGGAAACTGCTGACGAACTTAATTCTAGGTTTCACAAATACGAATCACCCTTAAATTCAATCACCTTACACTGTTTTTTCATTGATAATATCATCTCCAGGTACCAGGTTGATAATGACCTTTCACCCCTGACAAAAACTCCTGGTCTGGACTCTGAGCTGGACAAACTGCAGGACCTGCTGGAAAACTTCATGCTGGTGTACAatgccaagaaagatgccacaAAGAACCCTATCAGTCCCAACACAGGTCAGAAAAGACTAAGCATTCGCTGCAATTCTACAGATGTGACTGATGACTATTTTTGTATCACAACAGCATGAAATCCACTCATGTAGACTTTTCCTGTCTTTGCAGGGGCATTTAACACCATCAGCTACGCCTACGATAACTCGACAGACGCCACCAAAAAAGTTGAGGCCGGGAAAAATACCATAAAGGAATCAACTGGTGTCCGAGAAAAAACTGAGGACATTCAGAGCAAAGTTCAGCCGGCCAACACCAGAGATCTGGATAAACTGAACAACAGCATGGCCTCCCAACCCAACCTCACTCCTGTTGCCAAACAAGTAACTAGTAAACTTCTTGATCTACTGTTTAGCTGAGTTGCAGCATATGAGTAAAACTGAAAGATCATTATCTTAAATAAGCATCCATATGCATATGTGTCATATTTCTCAGTGTGAGCATAATCCAGGCCATTAATCATAATCTTTCTTGTTTGTCCTGAGATGGAGTGAAAGTTCATTTTCTGTCATTCACACTAGTAACCGTCATTGCCCTCCACCTCTAACTCTGTTTTTCAGGTGTGTGGCAGTGTTCACTCCGAGTCCTGCACACCTCTCCAGTGTGAAATTGAAGATTTGTGCACACCAGGGGGAGACGCACCCTGTGAAAAGGGGGGGAAGTGTGTGGGCGCTCTGCCTCTGAGCAAGAAGGCAGACGCTGATGCCAATGATGTGAGGGAAGGACTCAACAAACTCTCTGGGAGGATCACCGATGCTGCAGAGAAGGTAGACACTTATAGCTACATACAAATAATGAGTTTTGTTATTCACACAAGTCATTCTTAATCCGTTTACACATCTCAAGTAGTTATTCAATGTCAATGTGTGCACAGCTGCAGAAAACACAGGAGATAACCAATCAGGTGAGGCAGTCTACAGAGAAGCTGTCCAGTAAGCTGCAGCAGGCCAGAGATAAACTCGAAGACGACCTAAATGAGACACGCAGCGTTGTGAAAGAGCTCAAAGACTTCCTGTCAGGTACGACTGTTTTAGGATTGTAGCATGAGTGGAACCACTTTGAGATGGAGGGTGAAACTTCTTTGGGTGTAACTGATGCTGAGATCAGTCACCCTTTAAACACCACCACAGTGCAAACTCCAGCTCCAGTACTAAACTCTAGCTTTTCCTATTTTGGTGACCAGACCCATCCGCTAACCTGACCCATGTCCAGGAGGTGAGCGACTGGATCCTGAATGCCAAGCTGCCCCCCAGATTGGCAGGGCTTAAAGGGAAGCTGCAGGAGCTGAAGGATCTGACAGCCAACCTACCAGACAGCACAGCGGTGCTGAAGGAAGCTGAGCCACAGTTAGATGCAGCCAAGAAACTGCTACAGGATGCACAGGATGCCAGGTTGATGCTCGCACTTCACTGTCAAACTGTTGAATAAGATGCTCCGTTTTTTAAAGAATTATCATCTTTGCTCCCACCGTTTGTACAGACCAAGCTGGAGACCGAACACATGCTTGTACAGCCACGTGAATGTCCCTAATGCAGAACTAACAAAGTCTATGTCTTCATGAACATGAGCATTAGTGCCTTACATTTAATCAGGGATTCGTTTTTCCAGACTGGTTTAATCCAGTCCTTATTTTTTGTCGTTTTTACCCATCAGTCCTTCAAACTAATGGTTTCTGTGCTTGCAGGGACACAGCACTGGGAGTGAAGGCTGATGTTGATGGGCTGCTGGCAGGCTTCACCTCAGTGAGCCCTTCCCTTGCTGAGCTGGAACACAAATTGCAAGACAAAATGAATGTCCTAGAGACCTTGAATAACAACCTTACTAAGGTAGAAAGCGTAGATGAAACAATGGTCTatttattacaataaaaactgcTTATAGGCTGAGTTTGGATGGGTTTTCTTCATACAGGCCAAAGACCAGCTGGTGCCAGTAGAGAAGGCTCTGGACGATGTAGCAACACTGATAAAGCCAATGAAACCCCAGCTGGAAAAGCTGAGAGACCTGCTGGAGGATGGAGGTCAGCAGGCTGAAGATGCACgggaaaatgcagaaaaagctgATAAAGAAGCAGCTGCTGGAAATCAGGTAAAAGATCTGCTGTAGCTGCTTTAGACTGACAGACGAGCACTGACTTTAATaaggaagagagaagaagaacccAGTGTAAGCTTCTATTTGCATTTATCAGTCATCTGTAAACGTGAATATAAATGAATGTAATGAGTGTGCGCACACTTGAAAGCTCATAGTGTGTTTTTGCAGTGCAGACTGGTTCTGGGCTTTGTGGGTCGTTGTTCTTCATGCTGCTGAATAAAGTCGTGGATATCTTCGGTAACAGATTGTCGCTAACATTTAATGAAAATGCTTTCTTCTCagtatttgtttatatttttaaagttacaaatttaaataaaagtgaagaATTCACATTTCAGGTAGGCCAGATTAAACTGTAGCTAGGTTTATTTAGCTCCTATTTACACTACACTGCCAAAGTATTTCCTCACCCATCCAGGTCATTGAATTCAGGTCTTCCAATTACTTCTACTTCTGTGTATATAATGAAGCATCACatatgcagactgcttctaccaACATTTCTGAAGGCATGGGTCGCTTTAAGAGGCTGAGTGAATTCCAGCGTGTTACTGGGATACGATGTCACCTGTGCAACCAGTCCAGATGTGAAATTTCCTCACTGCTAAATATTCCAAATGTTAGTGGTATTTAAAAAACGGAAGCGACTGACAGGAACTCAAGCATGAAGTGGTAGGCCCTGTAGAATCACAGAGTGAGCAGCAGAGGCTGAAGCACATAGGACTCCAAGCTTCATGTGACCGTGAGATTAGCTCATGAACAGTCCACAGGGAGTTTCACAGACTGGGTTTctatggctgagcagctgcagcCTAGACTGACATCACCCAGCACAATGCAAAGCGTTGGATGCAGTGGTGTCAAGCGCGAGGCTACAAAGGCTTTAAAGCAGGGTTTGGTGACTGCCAGAGGAGTTctgtgccaagtgtaaagtttggggGAATTATTGTGTAGCATTGTCTTTCAGGAGTTGTGTTCTCCCCTTAATTCTAGTGGAAGGACTTCTTCCTGCTTCAGCGTGCCGATGCATTTCGGACTATTTTGTGAGAACACTTGGGAGATGGTCTGTGCACCAGAGCTCAAAGCAAGGTCCATGAACACAAGCATGAGTGAGTTTGGTGCAGAAAGAGGAAAACTCACACTATGAGTTTTCTTGTGCAACCTCAGTGTTTGACCTCACTaatgtgcttctggaagaatggtcaacattcccataaacactcctGAACCTTGTGGAAAGTCTTCCTATAAGACTTGAAGCAAAGGTTTGGCAACATCATATTAAACGCTGTGGATTAAGACTAAGAAGGCCACAACTGAGTGCCATATTATGTGTGTACTTGTAGAACCTGTTGACTCTGGAGAAGCACCTTGACCATCTTAAAGAGAAAGTTGTTCCCGGGACAGATGGTGAGACGGAGCCAGCGGGGGATCGACTGAACAAACTGCAGCAGGATGCAGGAGCTCTGGCTAACATAACCCAAAACATGCTGCAGGCTCTAGACGGTAATTTAACCAACATTtccactaaaagaaaaaaattcactCAATGCATCCTCAGTTCATTGGGGAAAGTAGGACATTTAGTCATAAAGCATAAAGTGTTGATTGTGAGGTTAGTAAGAAAGTTTTCATATCAACAGTTCAGTTGAATTTTTACAGGTAACTTTGTTGTTGCGTGCTGCTACCATGAgctaacccccgctgacttggTGGTCTAATATTATGCTTCTGTGGACATTCTGTGTGGCGCTCTGTAATGACTAAATATATCAGAAATCCAGTTGTACGGTCCTGACACAGACAGTGTGTGCCACTCCCTGTAATGCTCctggtgtttgttttcttctagGAAAAGCCGACTCCATCCAAAGACTGCAGGACGAGATAGTTCAGAAATCAACAAATCTTGAACAGCTCGATGTCGAGCTTAAAAGACTTCTGACACAACTCCGTAAAAAAGCTGACGATCTCAGTACCTGCCAGGGCTGAGCTCACATGTAGCAGTGCAGTTAGTATGTAACTGTAATATAACACTGTCTGAGGAATTACAACCATTTTATACATACTCTCTATTTTAAAGACTCAAAAGTAATCGGACAGTTGACTGACAGGCAGTTTCATTGCTGCACGCGACATGTTGCTCATTAAAAAGCTGAAAGATTTGATCCCAAATGATAAATTTATATTTAGTGGCTGTTCACAAGAACTAGGAGCTCCGAGATAAGTAAGTAGAGgctgtcattaaaaataaatcagacagacagattagaaacaataaaactcaaatttaaaattttgtgagTTTACGTTTTAGACAATGTAATTCCTGCACAGGTGAATAACAGCATGACAGACTTTGATTATCTGAAATAccctgtggtggtgtacagacgCAGTATTCATAGGTATAAGTATGAATATGCAGTATAACAACTCTCACTGTACCTTCTACTGCTCGTCGTGCTTGGAGACCAAAGTTACTTCAGCATGTACAGGTTACTCAGACCTGCGCTGTACCAGCTGCCTTTGAATGAGAAACATACGACAAGCTTTAATGGAAATGAATTTCAGCTTCATGAACACCAAAGCTGATGTTTTTGGTCCTATTTGAATGAAACCTTACCTGTATTTGTGCCAGTCACATCTCTCATGGTTTCTAGACTCATATTGCTGCCTGTATATTTATCACTAATCTGCAATCTGTTTCAACGTTTCATGTTCACAGCAACACTGCATTTTTCCAAAGTGGATAAAGGCTGAATGTTCCCTTCTTTACCGATTTGAATCTGTTGTTCATGCATAACAGGCAGGAACACAACCGGTTTAGTGAGAAAATggttgtttgcttgttttaaatgGCTGTATTTAATTGTttctataatttaaaaaactgcatttcactACATTTGTGGAATAAAATCTATTCTTTATATCAACTTGTGTCATTTTAtgagttcagttttttttaacaagagcAGTTGGGAAACATCAGGATAACGTGTACGACATGTACGTGTAACATTGTAGTGACAGATAAAggctcatcatcatcagtaCTGCAGTATCAGTGAATTCAActcaaaatgtaatttaagcTCATTAAAAAATGCCATCCAGCGTAACTGACAGTAGACAAAATCATTAATGCAAGTTTAAGACAATAACCTGGACACGTTTCTAATCAAATTGATAATAACAGAGCGATGCTGGACACAAGCAGCTGTGTTAGTGTGACGCCCTGCATATTTGACGCATTGCAATAAACTTCTGTTCTTACTGAATCTGTAACATTGCCTTGATCTGCCtacatcattttttaaatagtttatgTTGTTAAATGAGTTTTGTGTCACTGTGCACAGAGAAAAGCTCACCTGGTGTAGTGGTGATGTGTTATTCACCACTAGATGGAGACAACCTGGCACTGGTAGTTTCTCTACACTCTACATTTCACACTGAAAAGCCTTGGTGGGAATTTTTGTTTACATAGTAAGCAAAAGAATACATGTCTTGAGgtctttccagtgttttcaaaattgtgtttttcagaTACACGTCAAAatttcacacagacaaacacacacagcaaaatctccagtgttaaattaacactgagcagtgctgatcttctaacactggaaaataactcaaaatgttagaaactgaaggaaaaaatgtccatcccggttttccctccaaggcacgagcgataagcagagttctgtcctttccttctaagattcctaattatttaaagtaacactcaggtatgccattcagcgtgttagtacgagctcgggagcagcttgggagaacaagaaaacagagactgcttcaggttgccttcccaatcgactcaaaggtttatttagtacataacagcttatatagaggaaaaaaaggttcgtgtgtcagcagattcccagttcaaaccggtacagaccaaataaggaaacgtcttcctgccttgtgagcaaagaagtatcctgtgtgtagtttatcagttcagctacaatttatgatcatcccagcaaaatacactcctagacataaaatacagagttctttcattagtgaattctgaaacaaaccacctagcctttaacgagccttttccaggagataaagaaaaagggaggatgggagtaaggaagtggtctcatctctgtggtgttttcgaccttggagtaccagcctgtgagtcctacacattaattcttgggtcacagagaaagagaaaaacaactagtagatgggccttattgagtaactcttttctgtataatatcacaataaaacaatatcctgtaaatgctaccatggtatcaaaatatcacaacagaaacattccagtgttagaaaaccagcactgctcagtgttagccattgttaatctgcaaaactgactaggttacttttaaacatataacactgtcaaaagtgttaatttaacactcaacagtgttgtatttaaccctcagaggtgtggacccatatagacactctccagtgttaatttaacagtgGAGATTCtgctgcgcacacacacaaaacaacaaaatgtgtcaaattacACGTCTCATTCATTTTTTGAGAATTTCACcacttttagttttcatttaaaataactttGTCAGGTCAGTAAATAGCTGCCACATAAGTACAAATCTAAATCATACATGTGTATTATAGAAAAAAGCACAAACCGTTGTGCTGTTGGTTCATAATAAATGGGTAGGGGTGCATAGTCAGTAAAAGCCACCAAGGCtctgcagagctccaaacctgCTCTGCCACAGACAGAAGCATCAAAAATGTGCgctgggagcttcatggcatgaTTTCTACAGCCAAGCAAATCTATATGTGTGTGGCCAAGAACCTCAGTCCATGTAGGGCATCTTAGCACAGTTTACTTGTGTCAGCTAGTGGGAGGGCAGAGAGCGCAGcctttacattgttttattgtagAGTGACAGGAAGTGAGCTTCTAATCAGGCAGAAATATTGACAGAAGGaaatattttcaaattaaaaaaaatgtaaattttttaaatttcaaaggaAATACATTGATGAAAATCAAAGAAGAGCGAATGTATGTGATGTTCCATTTTCCTGAGAGCTGATTGGCTGTGATGACTCCTTCAAGTACTACATGCTACTTTGTCCTGCTAGTTAAGCCTGCTGTGTCAGGATGAGGTCGTGGACgaaagaaggaggacccaaacgctggactcacaggtAGGTGAAGATTGGTGTTTTATTGTCAACGGagtgaacaaacagaacagaagtaGGAAACGGCTGGACGACTgactgaatggatgaatgaaagaCTGACTGACAACTGACCGGCTGACCTGACGGAACTGAACAGAGGACAACCTAACAGGGGCGAgaacaacatcacaataacatcaatgacacgacattgGACTGGTTGAACTgagggacataaatacacaggctgAGTGATGAGAGATTAGAAcctggtgagtacacagctgaacataatgaccTAATGATAAACGGGAAGAGGACGgaacataatgcacatggaccaaggctaacacaataaaacaggaggtgaagcagacagaatataaacagtgaacatgaactaagaatactgggtcaAAGACCCAGAAACCCTGACATGCTGTCTGTTCTCAGGCCTCCTCCTGTTTCACTGCCACCACCAGAGGGCTCCACTGACCTGCCTGCTGACATCAGACCACACCCCTGTGTCATGTGACCTGGCAGGAGTACCAAAGCTGGACTCAGACCTGGCCCAGGCAAGTTCAAAGGCAGCTGTGGTAGAGAGAGCAGGGAGTATAGTAGAGCACTGGAAGGATGAGGTGGAAACAGGAAGCGTGTAGATTCAGTGGATTTGGCGTCCTCCATCTGTCTCCATGCTCTCTTTACTGGCCTTCTAAAATTCACTTCTAAAAACTTCTCCTGTAGCTGTGGAGCtgcttttgtttaaatgtttagcaTTTAGAATTAAACTTTACTGTCATTACACATGTCCAATACAGGCTAACAAAATACAGTTTGCATCTTATCAGTAAGTGCAATAAGAGCAAATATACAGATGTGCTACATATATGCAGATGTATCGGTGTGAGGTAAACAGATCTACAGAGTGCTATGAATATATCTGCAGCAGTGGAAGCGTAGCTCTCTGAACAGACTGTAACAGTGAACAGTGTAGGGTGACAGCTGTGGGGGAGGAGCTCttcctaaacctgctggttttAGTCTgaaggctcctgtagcgccttcTGGAGGGGAGGAGCTGGAGGCAGGATGAGAGGAGTCCCCGAGAATGATGCGTGCTCGGCATAGACATCTCTTCTTGTGGACATCCTCAATGGCAGGAAGTGGAGTCCCTGTGATGCGTTGGGCAGCTTTCACCACACGCTGCAGTGCCTTGTGGCCAGCAACAGAGCAGTTCCCATACCACACTGTGacacagttggtcaggatgctctctatcaCATAGTGGTAGAAGTTAACCAGTATGTCAGCAGACATGTGGTTCTTCTTCAGtatcataaagaaaaaaaggcgcTGATGGGCCTTCTTGACCAGGCTGGAGTTGTCAGTTGACCAGGACAGATTCTCAGAGATGTGGATCCCCAAGAACTTGAAGCTGGAGACCCGTTCAACAGCTGTGCCATTTATGTAGATGGGGACATGGGGGGTCTCTGTTCtccctcctgaagtccacagtGAGCTCTTTGGTTTTGCTGGTACTCAGGAGCAGGTTATTGTCAGCACCACACAGCTAGGTGCTTTACTCTTCCCTGTAGCAGACTCATTATTGTCTCTGATGAGACAGTCACTGCGGTGTCATCTGCAGACTGGATGATGGAGTTGGATCTGGACCGAGGTCTGCAGTCATAGAGGAACgggctcagcacacagccctgtggAGTGCCAGTGTTGAGTGTGATGGTGGTAGAGCAGTTATGGCCTGACCTTACATGCCAGGGTCTGTTGGTCAGAAAGTCCACGATCCAGGTACAGATGGAGTTGCTGAGTCTAAGAGCCACAAGTTTGGTGATCAGCTTGGAGGGAATGACTGCactgaatgctgagctgaagtcaacaaacagcattcttacAGAAGTATTGCATAAATATCTGAGTACACGTTGCAAGAAACTGCATTCTCAGATCACATCCAGTGTGTGCTGGAAAATTTGCAACGATTCTACAAAAATGTTCCACgtggtggttttttttcttcctactgGTGATGATCCAGTGGAGCTCCAGTCACTCCAGGCTCCCTTGTGgtgtcacaaaacaaacaagctcgTGCGTCCATGATGATCCTGCTGCTTCACTGCTGTATGAATTCATCTTTTCATCACGGTTCACTTTGGACAAGCAGGAAACAGAGGTGACGCTGACTTGTGGCtgtggcggaggcgtggccccgggcgcagctgcaggggaggagtggagcgGAAGGCTCATCAGGGCGGCGCTGcgaggccggtaagaacagctgatgttgtttatggactgatgatggTTTCCCTCCCCTGTGTTATAGTGAGACGGAGAGGAGcgggagaggagaaagagagacacacaTCAGCTGGGATGCACAGCTGTCATTCTGTGCGATAGtatcagtgtgtgaaagtgtaaataaatgtggaacTTGGCGATAAagacctgtgtgtgcgtgtacctGTGCCTAGTATATTCCACAGTGGCTTTGCAGGAGGATTCCCTTTAACAACAAGTGCGtgcacacagtttgttttaGGCCACCATGAATAGCTCACATTGTAAATGACAAAGAGCCAGTATATGATACTGCAGCTTCCACTCACTGTGACAGGATGGCTCGTAGGAGGTGATTACACTCTGCTTCATTGGGCTCCAGTTCAGATTACGGGACAACACATGAAAAGACAGAAACTGGAAACAAATGTTAGAAAAATGTTTACTGTTAGAAAACAAGTTTGCCAACGTTTCATTCAGTGAACAATTGATCAATTGTTCACTGAATGAAACGTTGGCAAACTTAACATATCTCCTGAAAACGGCATCTCTCCGGGGATACTAAACTTTGAGAGCGTGTGTGGGAAACCGTCCAGAAGTGGTGGCTCGTCATTTGCGACCTCTGGAAAACTCAGAAGTTGATGTTTTTGAACCGTAGCGGTGAGAGAGAGGAAGGACGCTAGCATCAACTAGCTAGCCGGTCGTCACGGCAACGCTACAAGAGCGTCTCTCAGCATGGGCCCGAAAAAAGTTCTGTCAGCCGAGGAAGGAGACGATATTAAGAAGTCGCTGGAGTTTATGACAGAGGAGATTTCTACtgtcaaactgcagcagaaagcCATCCTGGACCTGGTCGAGGAAGTTAAGGCTCTCCGCATCCAGAACGCCGAGAAGGATCGGCGGCTGGCGTACCTGGAGAACAGAGTGGCGGATTTGGAGCAGTACACCCGGATGAACGATGTTATCATCACGGGGCTTCGCATCAAACCCCGGTCATACGCCCGGG
This DNA window, taken from Astatotilapia calliptera chromosome 5, fAstCal1.2, whole genome shotgun sequence, encodes the following:
- the lamb3 gene encoding laminin subunit beta-3, producing the protein MRILLLLAASAILSHAQNDCSWGACYPPTDDLLHGRAHQLQASSTCGLTGSEVFCTPYQQRKMKCCPCDSRNPNSQLAHSVQDVVSTSGPDRWWQSKKETSPVTLQLNLNNLFQLDNLVLNFKGPRPSALVIERTLDNGKTWQPALYMATNCQKAFPSVPTRVPLAMDQTYCYTLPPTDSNPYKDHTIQYSPLAQYAYVAAPKSQKIEDVSGLTGLRVRFTELGDVPHLPGRSLSRFYALKEMKVMGSCMCHGHANRCLPQGYSSNLLPSTIQVNAQCDCQHNTAGVNCERCADLYNDLPWRPAEEGNTHACKRCECNNHAQRCRFDWALYEASGQRSGGVCENCMHHTTGPKCDQCAPGYQPNPRSRIDRPDACIRCICSAEGTVNGGRCDDSTGSCQCKVNVEGPRCDRCKPGYYGLSSSHPLGCTKCSCSPHGSLSDVCDPSTGQCLCRPHFHGITCNVCVKGYWKLNMSETCKPCGCDATKSTTDSCDQLTGQCQCRSGFGGRTCTECPDNTYGDPLKGCQPCDCDANGTLPGVCDKQSGVCLCRPGVSGARCDSCSRDRCDSFPDCEMCPSCFFSLNAQRKNVSLVLLELASRLSSQSGGGADFGPRISYLEATLKVIQNSMSFSPITDTRDALSKLKELRYQVDNDLSPLTKTPGLDSELDKLQDLLENFMLVYNAKKDATKNPISPNTGAFNTISYAYDNSTDATKKVEAGKNTIKESTGVREKTEDIQSKVQPANTRDLDKLNNSMASQPNLTPVAKQVCGSVHSESCTPLQCEIEDLCTPGGDAPCEKGGKCVGALPLSKKADADANDVREGLNKLSGRITDAAEKLQKTQEITNQVRQSTEKLSSKLQQARDKLEDDLNETRSVVKELKDFLSDPSANLTHVQEVSDWILNAKLPPRLAGLKGKLQELKDLTANLPDSTAVLKEAEPQLDAAKKLLQDAQDARDTALGVKADVDGLLAGFTSVSPSLAELEHKLQDKMNVLETLNNNLTKAKDQLVPVEKALDDVATLIKPMKPQLEKLRDLLEDGGQQAEDARENAEKADKEAAAGNQNLLTLEKHLDHLKEKVVPGTDGETEPAGDRLNKLQQDAGALANITQNMLQALDGKADSIQRLQDEIVQKSTNLEQLDVELKRLLTQLRKKADDLSTCQG